Proteins from one Sander lucioperca isolate FBNREF2018 chromosome 16, SLUC_FBN_1.2, whole genome shotgun sequence genomic window:
- the LOC118493376 gene encoding oocyte zinc finger protein XlCOF26-like, which translates to METGADGEDCGGPEPARNSHPLLQPETEDQTGDSSETEVSDGDWEESTQSGLNSLKHDSRCKKTFSCSECGRRFGRKSHLKIHMRIHTGEKPFSCSFCKKSFTQRGSLQKHMTVHTREKTFSCSVCNKRFAWCLQLKRHKCVGRQSSQLHQSQTEENREAESEPQSALNSLKHDSRRDESFSCSECGRRFGQKGNLNRHMMTHTGEKPFSCSVCNESFAQKGDVQRHMRTHTGEMPLSCSECGRRFKDRRNLMRHVRTHTGEKPFSCMFCKKSFTQRGNLQTHIIIHTGEKPFSCSVCTKSFARIGDLQRHRRTHTGERPFSCTVCSKSFTQSGDVQRHMSVHRKEEEEGGGGRR; encoded by the coding sequence atggaaacaggagctgatggagaggactgtggaggaccagaaccagccaggaactcacatccacttttacaaccagagactgaagaccagactggagactcttcagAGACTGAAGTCAGTGACGGTGATTGGGAGGAGAGCACTCAGTCaggtttaaactctctgaaacatgattcgaggtgtaagaaaacattcagctgctctgagtgtgggagaagATTTGGCCGCAAGTCACATCTGAAGatacacatgagaatccacacaggagagaaaccttttAGTTGCTCAttttgtaagaaatcttttacacagagaggaagtttacagaaacacatgacAGTCCACACAAGAGAGAAAACAtttagctgcagtgtttgtaacaaaagatttgcctGGTGTCTACAGCTCAAAAGACATAAATGTGTCGGGCGTCAGTcatcacagcttcatcagagtcaaactgaggagaacagagaggcagagtctgaacctcagtcagctttaaactctctgaaacatgattcaaggcGTGATGAatcattcagctgctctgagtgtgggagaagATTTGGCCAAAAGGGAAATCTAAACAGACACATGatgactcacacaggagaaaaaccttttagctgctcagtctgtaatgAATCTTTTGCACAGAAAGGAGATGTACagagacacatgagaactcatACAGGAGAGATGCctctcagctgctctgagtgtgggagaagATTTAAGGACAGGAGAAATCTGATGAGACAcgtgagaactcacacaggagaaaaacctttcagctgcatGTTTTGTAAGAAGTCTTTCACACAGAGAGGAaatttacagacacacataatCATCCACACCGGAGAgaagcctttcagctgctcGGTCTGTACGAAATCTTTTGCCCGGATCGGAGACTTACAGAGACACAGgagaactcacacaggtgaGAGGCCGTTCAGCTGCACAGTCTGTAGCAAATCTTTCACACAGAGTGGAGATGTGCAGAGACACATGAGCGTCCacaggaaagaagaagaagaaggaggaggaggacgaagaTGA